In Kitasatospora sp. NBC_00240, the following are encoded in one genomic region:
- a CDS encoding transcription antitermination factor NusB, producing MSTPGSTPGAKRPPRPHRRPKKDPARMVAFRALRAVDERDAYANLILPSLLREAEQKQNLDRRDAALATELVYGTLRLQGTYDAVIAACIDRPLREVDPPVLDVLSLGAHQLLTTRIPSHAAVSATVELARAVLGDGKAKFVNAVLRRISAQDLDAWIAQVAPPYEKDAEDHLAVVHSHPRWVVSALWDSLGRWQPDASGRTALEELLRADNERPEVTLVARPGRATAAELSEALPESTPGRWSPYAVRLAEGGDPGTLEPVKENRVGVQDEGSQLVALALAAAPLDGDDRLWLDGCAGPGGKAALLAALAAQRGAALVASEKQPHRARLVARALEGNPGPYTVIAADGTRPAWRPGTFDRVLVDVPCSGLGALRRRPEARWRRRPEDIAAFGPLQRDLLRGAVAATRIGGVVGYATCSPHLAETRAVVDDVLREEGGRLEWIDARPLLPGVPALGDGPDVQLWPHLHGTDAMYLALLRRTA from the coding sequence ATGAGCACCCCCGGCAGCACCCCCGGCGCCAAGCGCCCCCCTCGCCCGCACCGCCGCCCCAAGAAGGACCCGGCGCGGATGGTCGCCTTCCGCGCCCTGCGGGCCGTCGACGAGCGCGACGCGTACGCCAACCTGATCCTGCCCTCGCTGCTCCGCGAGGCCGAGCAGAAGCAGAACCTGGACCGCCGGGACGCCGCCCTCGCCACCGAGCTCGTCTACGGCACCCTGCGGCTCCAGGGCACCTACGACGCCGTCATCGCCGCCTGCATCGACCGGCCCCTGCGCGAGGTGGACCCGCCCGTCCTGGACGTCCTCTCGCTCGGCGCGCACCAGCTGCTCACCACCCGCATCCCCAGCCACGCCGCGGTCTCCGCGACCGTCGAGCTGGCCCGCGCCGTGCTCGGCGACGGCAAGGCCAAGTTCGTCAACGCCGTCCTGCGCCGGATCAGCGCCCAGGACCTCGACGCCTGGATCGCCCAGGTCGCCCCGCCGTACGAGAAGGACGCCGAGGACCACCTCGCCGTCGTCCACTCGCACCCGCGCTGGGTCGTCTCCGCGCTCTGGGACTCGCTCGGCCGCTGGCAGCCGGACGCCTCCGGGCGCACCGCACTGGAGGAGCTGCTGCGCGCCGACAACGAGCGGCCCGAGGTCACCCTGGTCGCCCGGCCCGGGCGGGCCACCGCGGCGGAACTGTCCGAGGCGCTGCCCGAGTCCACCCCCGGCCGCTGGTCGCCCTACGCGGTGCGGCTGGCCGAGGGCGGCGACCCGGGCACCCTGGAGCCGGTGAAGGAGAACCGCGTCGGCGTCCAGGACGAGGGCAGCCAGCTGGTCGCGCTCGCCCTGGCCGCCGCGCCGCTGGACGGCGACGACCGCCTCTGGCTGGACGGCTGCGCGGGGCCCGGCGGCAAGGCCGCACTGCTCGCGGCCCTCGCCGCGCAGCGCGGCGCCGCCCTGGTCGCCAGCGAGAAGCAGCCGCACCGGGCCCGGCTGGTGGCCCGCGCGCTGGAGGGCAACCCCGGCCCGTACACCGTGATCGCCGCCGACGGCACCCGGCCCGCCTGGCGGCCGGGCACCTTCGACCGCGTCCTGGTCGACGTCCCCTGCTCCGGTCTGGGCGCGCTGCGCCGCCGTCCGGAGGCCCGCTGGCGCCGCCGGCCCGAGGACATCGCCGCCTTCGGGCCGCTCCAGCGGGACCTGCTGCGCGGCGCCGTCGCCGCCACCCGGATCGGCGGCGTGGTCGGCTACGCCACCTGCTCGCCGCACCTCGCCGAGACCCGGGCCGTGGTCGACGACGTGCTGCGGGAGGAGGGCGGCCGGCTGGAGTGGATCGACGCCCGGCCGCTGCTTCCGGGCGTCCCGGCGCTCGGTGACGGGCCGGACGTCCAGCTCTGGCCGCACCTGCACGGCACCGACGCGATGTACCTGGCGCTGCTTCGGCGCACCGCCTGA
- the fmt gene encoding methionyl-tRNA formyltransferase, translating to MRLVFAGTPEVAVPALEALLASDRHEVVAVVTRPDAPAGRGRKLVASPVAQRAEEAGIEILKPAKPSDPDFLARLAEIAPDCCPVVAYGALIRPGALELPTHGWVNLHFSLLPAWRGAAPVQHAVLAGDEVTGASTFRIEQGLDSGPVFGVITEEIRPSDTSGELLTRLAHSGARLLSATMDGIEDGGLKAVPQPADGITLAPKISVEDARIDWQHPALRIDRVVRGCAPAPGAWTTFRGERLKISGPVTLLPGSAELAPGVLAVDKNSLRAGTGSHDIEFGEVQPQGKKPMRAADWARGARIESGEQLGL from the coding sequence ATGCGCCTCGTCTTCGCCGGCACCCCCGAGGTCGCCGTTCCCGCCCTGGAGGCCCTGCTGGCCTCCGACCGGCACGAGGTCGTCGCGGTGGTCACCCGCCCCGACGCCCCCGCCGGCCGCGGCCGCAAACTGGTCGCCAGCCCGGTCGCCCAGCGCGCCGAGGAGGCCGGGATCGAGATCCTCAAGCCCGCGAAGCCCAGCGACCCGGACTTCCTGGCCCGGCTCGCCGAGATCGCCCCCGACTGCTGCCCGGTGGTCGCGTACGGCGCGCTGATCCGCCCGGGCGCGCTGGAGCTCCCCACCCACGGCTGGGTCAACCTGCATTTCTCGCTGCTGCCGGCCTGGCGCGGCGCCGCGCCCGTCCAGCACGCCGTGCTGGCCGGCGACGAGGTGACCGGGGCCTCGACCTTCCGGATCGAGCAGGGCCTGGACTCCGGCCCGGTGTTCGGCGTCATCACCGAGGAGATCCGCCCCAGCGACACCAGCGGCGAACTGCTCACCCGGCTCGCCCACTCCGGCGCGCGCCTGCTGAGCGCCACCATGGACGGCATCGAGGACGGCGGGCTCAAGGCCGTCCCGCAGCCCGCCGACGGCATCACCCTCGCCCCGAAGATCTCGGTCGAGGACGCCCGGATCGACTGGCAGCACCCCGCCCTGCGGATCGACCGGGTGGTGCGCGGCTGCGCCCCGGCCCCCGGCGCGTGGACCACCTTCCGCGGCGAGCGGCTCAAGATCTCCGGGCCGGTCACGCTGCTCCCCGGCAGCGCCGAACTCGCCCCCGGGGTGCTGGCGGTCGACAAGAACAGCCTCCGGGCCGGCACCGGCAGCCACGACATCGAGTTCGGTGAGGTCCAGCCGCAGGGCAAGAAGCCGATGCGCGCCGCGGACTGGGCCCGCGGGGCCCGGATCGAGTCCGGCGAGCAGCTCGGACTCTGA
- the def gene encoding peptide deformylase, with protein MPIQPIRIFGDPVLRATAQPVATFDKELRTLVKDLTDTMLDAPGAGLAAPQLGISLRVFTYHVDGVTGHLVNPDLSLSEEEQEGPEGCLSLPGLRFDTRRAFGVVAKGFDMYGEPVTVEGTQLLARCIQHETDHLDGIIFIDRLDRERRKAALKAIRESDWGDGPAPTVRVSPHSTFGAAR; from the coding sequence TTGCCGATCCAGCCGATCCGCATCTTCGGGGATCCTGTCCTGCGGGCCACCGCACAGCCGGTGGCCACCTTCGACAAGGAACTGCGCACGCTGGTCAAGGACCTCACCGACACCATGCTGGACGCCCCCGGAGCCGGCCTGGCCGCGCCTCAACTCGGCATCTCGCTGCGGGTGTTCACGTACCACGTGGACGGCGTCACCGGGCACCTGGTGAACCCGGACCTCAGCCTCAGCGAGGAGGAGCAGGAAGGCCCCGAGGGTTGCCTCTCGCTGCCGGGCCTGCGCTTCGACACCCGGCGCGCCTTCGGCGTGGTCGCCAAGGGCTTCGACATGTACGGCGAGCCGGTCACCGTGGAGGGCACCCAACTGCTCGCCCGGTGCATCCAGCACGAGACCGACCACCTGGACGGCATCATCTTCATCGACCGCCTCGACCGTGAGCGGCGCAAGGCCGCCCTCAAGGCGATCCGGGAGTCCGACTGGGGCGACGGACCCGCCCCGACCGTCCGGGTCTCCCCGCACAGCACCTTCGGCGCGGCCCGCTGA
- a CDS encoding primosomal protein N': MSSTDEAGGSGAPEQLAFIRETVRRAKPRTWLGAQRAEHLPVARVLVDKGLLHLDQFFDYAVPANMAEEALPGVRVRVRFGARVVNGRREGGELHDGFIVERRAESDYAGPLAPLAQVLSPEPVLTPALLRLCRTVADRYAGTLADVLQLAVPPRHAKAEAEPSPPPAPLPAAPEPGSWSRYPQGPEFLAALAAGHAPRAVWTALPGPSWPQEIARAVAATLAGGRGALVVLPDGRSTARVDEALTELLGGGLHATLAADLGPKERYRRWLAVSRGSVRAAVGTRAAMFAPVRDLGLVVVWSDGDGSHADPRAPHPHVREVALLRAAEEGAGVLLGGHAVTVEGAQLVNTGWARPLAADRATVREVAPRVRTVTDQDQARDAAAQQARLPSLAWQAAREALATGPVLIQVPRRGYVPRLACDRCRTPARCRHCEGPLEAASSDAPLRCGWCGEAEERWHCTECGSFRLRAQVVGARRTAEELGKAFPRIPVRTSGRDAVLLSVPAEPALVISTPGAEPVAEGGYAAALLLDGWALLSRPDLRAGEEALRLWLAAAALVRPASEGGTVVVVAEPTARAVQALIRWDPAGHAAFELEERAQLHFPPVSRMASLTGSPAAVADLLGLTRLPEGADVLGPVPVPGGRRGEEVERALLRVAPGQGAALASALKAAQIARIALRTPEPVKVRIDPLEIG, encoded by the coding sequence ATGAGCAGCACAGACGAGGCCGGGGGGAGCGGGGCGCCGGAGCAGCTCGCGTTCATCCGCGAGACGGTCCGCCGCGCCAAGCCGCGTACCTGGCTGGGCGCCCAGCGGGCCGAGCACCTGCCGGTGGCCCGGGTGCTGGTCGACAAGGGGCTGCTCCACCTCGACCAGTTCTTCGACTACGCGGTGCCCGCCAACATGGCCGAGGAGGCCCTGCCGGGCGTCCGGGTCCGGGTCCGCTTCGGGGCGCGGGTGGTGAACGGGCGGCGCGAAGGCGGCGAACTGCACGACGGGTTCATCGTCGAACGCCGGGCCGAGAGCGACTACGCCGGCCCGCTGGCGCCGCTCGCCCAGGTGCTCTCGCCCGAGCCCGTGCTCACCCCCGCCCTGCTGCGGCTCTGCCGCACGGTCGCCGACCGGTACGCCGGCACCCTCGCGGACGTGCTCCAGCTGGCCGTGCCGCCCCGGCACGCCAAGGCCGAGGCCGAGCCCTCCCCGCCACCGGCGCCGCTGCCCGCCGCTCCCGAGCCGGGCAGCTGGAGCCGCTACCCGCAGGGGCCGGAGTTCCTGGCGGCGCTCGCCGCCGGCCACGCGCCGCGCGCGGTCTGGACGGCGCTGCCCGGCCCGAGCTGGCCGCAGGAGATCGCCCGGGCCGTCGCCGCCACCCTGGCGGGCGGTCGCGGCGCCCTGGTCGTGCTGCCCGACGGGCGGTCCACCGCCCGGGTCGACGAGGCCCTCACCGAGCTGCTCGGCGGGGGCCTGCACGCCACCCTCGCCGCCGACCTCGGCCCCAAGGAGCGCTACCGGCGCTGGCTGGCGGTCAGCCGGGGCTCGGTCCGCGCCGCCGTCGGCACCCGGGCGGCGATGTTCGCCCCCGTCCGCGACCTCGGCCTGGTCGTGGTCTGGTCGGACGGCGACGGCAGCCACGCCGACCCGCGCGCCCCGCACCCGCACGTGCGCGAGGTCGCGCTGCTGCGCGCCGCCGAGGAGGGGGCGGGCGTGCTCCTCGGGGGGCACGCGGTCACCGTGGAGGGCGCGCAGCTGGTGAACACCGGCTGGGCCCGCCCCCTGGCCGCCGACCGGGCGACCGTCCGGGAGGTCGCCCCCCGGGTCCGGACCGTCACCGACCAGGACCAGGCCCGGGACGCCGCCGCCCAGCAGGCCCGGCTGCCCAGCCTGGCCTGGCAGGCCGCCAGGGAGGCGCTGGCCACCGGCCCGGTGCTGATCCAGGTGCCCCGGCGCGGCTATGTGCCCCGGCTGGCCTGCGACCGCTGCCGCACACCCGCCCGCTGCCGGCACTGCGAGGGGCCGCTGGAGGCGGCCTCGTCGGACGCGCCGCTGCGCTGCGGCTGGTGCGGGGAGGCCGAGGAGCGGTGGCACTGCACGGAATGCGGCTCGTTCCGGCTGCGGGCCCAGGTGGTCGGCGCCCGGCGGACGGCGGAGGAGCTCGGCAAGGCGTTCCCGAGGATCCCGGTCCGCACCTCCGGGCGGGACGCGGTACTGCTCTCGGTGCCGGCCGAGCCCGCGCTGGTGATCTCCACCCCGGGCGCCGAACCGGTGGCCGAGGGCGGCTACGCGGCGGCGCTGCTGCTGGACGGCTGGGCACTGCTGAGCCGGCCCGACCTGCGGGCGGGGGAGGAGGCGCTGCGGCTCTGGCTGGCGGCCGCCGCGCTGGTCCGGCCGGCGAGCGAGGGCGGCACGGTGGTGGTCGTGGCGGAGCCGACCGCCCGGGCCGTCCAGGCGCTGATCCGGTGGGACCCGGCCGGCCATGCCGCCTTCGAGCTGGAGGAACGGGCCCAGCTGCACTTCCCGCCGGTCTCCCGGATGGCCTCGCTCACCGGCTCGCCGGCGGCGGTGGCCGACCTGCTCGGCCTCACCAGGCTGCCGGAGGGCGCGGACGTTCTCGGCCCGGTGCCGGTGCCGGGCGGGCGGCGCGGCGAGGAGGTCGAGCGGGCCCTGCTCCGGGTGGCTCCCGGCCAGGGGGCCGCGCTGGCCTCCGCGCTGAAGGCGGCGCAGATCGCCCGGATCGCGCTGCGGACGCCCGAGCCGGTGAAGGTGCGGATCGACCCGCTGGAGATCGGGTGA
- the metK gene encoding methionine adenosyltransferase produces the protein MSRRLFTSESVTEGHPDKIADQISDTILDALLKEDPTSRVAVETLITTGQVHIAGEVTTKAYAPIAQLVREKILEIGYDSSKKGFDGASCGVSVSIGSQSPDIAQGVDTAYEARVEGDEDDLDKQGAGDQGLMFGYASDETPELMPLPITLAHRLSKRLSEVRKNGTIPYLRPDGKTQVTIEYDGDKAVRLDTVVVSSQHASDIDLDSLLTPDIREFVVEPELKALADEGIKLVTEGYRLLVNPTGRFEIGGPMGDAGLTGRKIIIDTYGGMARHGGGAFSGKDPSKVDRSAAYAMRWVAKNIVAAGLATRAEVQVAYAIGKAEPVGLFVETFGTETVPVLKIQEAVVKVFDLRPAAIIRDLDLLRPIYSQTAAYGHFGRELPDFTWERTDRVEQLKQAVQA, from the coding sequence GTGTCTCGCCGCCTGTTCACCTCGGAGTCCGTCACCGAGGGACACCCCGACAAGATCGCTGACCAGATCAGCGACACCATTCTGGACGCGCTCCTCAAGGAGGACCCCACTTCGCGGGTCGCCGTTGAGACGCTGATCACCACCGGCCAGGTGCACATCGCCGGTGAGGTGACCACGAAGGCGTACGCGCCGATCGCCCAGCTGGTCCGGGAAAAGATCCTCGAAATCGGGTACGACAGCTCCAAGAAGGGCTTCGACGGCGCCTCCTGCGGCGTTTCCGTCTCGATCGGCTCCCAGTCGCCCGACATCGCGCAGGGTGTCGACACCGCGTACGAGGCCCGTGTCGAGGGCGATGAGGACGACCTCGACAAGCAGGGCGCCGGCGACCAGGGCCTGATGTTCGGCTACGCGTCGGACGAGACCCCCGAGCTGATGCCGCTGCCCATCACGCTGGCGCACCGCCTCTCCAAGCGACTGTCCGAGGTCCGCAAGAACGGGACCATCCCGTACCTGCGCCCGGACGGCAAGACCCAGGTCACCATCGAGTACGACGGTGACAAGGCCGTCCGCCTCGACACCGTGGTGGTCTCCTCGCAGCACGCCAGCGACATCGACCTGGACTCGCTGCTGACCCCGGACATCCGCGAGTTCGTCGTGGAGCCGGAGCTCAAGGCGCTGGCCGACGAGGGCATCAAGCTGGTGACCGAGGGCTACCGCCTGCTGGTCAACCCGACCGGGCGCTTCGAGATCGGCGGCCCGATGGGCGACGCCGGCCTCACCGGTCGCAAGATCATCATCGACACCTACGGCGGCATGGCCCGCCACGGCGGCGGTGCCTTCTCCGGCAAGGACCCGTCCAAGGTCGACCGCTCCGCCGCGTACGCCATGCGCTGGGTCGCCAAGAACATCGTCGCGGCCGGCCTGGCCACCCGCGCCGAGGTCCAGGTCGCGTACGCGATCGGCAAGGCCGAGCCGGTGGGCCTGTTCGTCGAGACCTTCGGCACCGAGACCGTGCCGGTCCTGAAGATCCAGGAAGCCGTGGTGAAGGTCTTCGACCTGCGCCCGGCCGCGATCATCCGCGACCTGGACCTGCTGCGCCCGATCTACTCGCAGACCGCCGCCTACGGCCACTTCGGCCGTGAGCTGCCGGACTTCACCTGGGAGCGCACCGACCGGGTCGAGCAGCTGAAGCAGGCCGTCCAGGCCTGA
- the coaBC gene encoding bifunctional phosphopantothenoylcysteine decarboxylase/phosphopantothenate--cysteine ligase CoaBC: MSATTDRTDAPRVVLGVSGGIAAYKSCELLRRLTESGHQVTVVPTAAALHFVGEATWAALSGRPAATETWESVHQVPHVRIGQQADLVVVAPATADLMAKAAHGLADDLLTNTLLTARCPVVFAPAMHTEMWEHPATQENVATLRRRGAIVLEPAVGRLTGVDTGKGRLPEPSAIFEACRTVLRRGALTTDLAGRHVVVSAGGTREPLDPVRFLGNRSSGKQGYALAATAAARGARVTLVSANAELPDPAGVDVVHVSTALQLREAALKAVADADAVVMAAAVADFRPAEYVTGKIKKVDGVEPAPVVLVRNPDVLAELSADRARPGQLVVGFAAETDDVLANGRAKLARKGCDLLVVNEVGERKGFGSDQNEAVVLGADGTETAVPVGPKEALADVVWDLVAARLS; this comes from the coding sequence ATGAGCGCGACCACGGACCGGACCGACGCCCCGCGCGTCGTCCTCGGTGTCAGCGGCGGCATCGCCGCCTACAAGTCCTGCGAGCTGCTGCGACGGCTGACCGAGTCCGGCCACCAGGTCACCGTGGTCCCCACCGCGGCCGCCCTGCACTTCGTCGGCGAGGCGACCTGGGCCGCCCTCTCCGGCCGCCCGGCCGCCACCGAGACCTGGGAGAGCGTCCACCAGGTCCCGCACGTGCGGATCGGCCAGCAGGCCGACCTGGTCGTGGTCGCCCCCGCCACCGCCGACCTGATGGCCAAGGCGGCCCACGGGCTGGCCGACGACCTGCTCACCAACACCCTGCTCACCGCGCGCTGCCCGGTGGTGTTCGCCCCCGCGATGCACACCGAGATGTGGGAGCACCCGGCCACCCAGGAGAACGTCGCCACCCTGCGCCGCCGGGGGGCGATCGTGCTGGAGCCCGCCGTCGGGCGGCTCACCGGGGTGGACACCGGCAAGGGCAGGCTGCCCGAGCCGTCCGCGATCTTCGAGGCCTGCCGGACGGTGCTGCGCCGCGGCGCCCTCACCACCGACCTGGCCGGCCGCCATGTGGTGGTCTCGGCCGGCGGCACCCGCGAGCCGCTCGACCCGGTGCGCTTCCTCGGCAACCGCTCCTCCGGGAAGCAGGGCTACGCCCTCGCCGCCACCGCGGCCGCGCGCGGCGCCCGAGTGACATTGGTCTCGGCGAACGCGGAGCTGCCGGACCCGGCCGGGGTGGATGTGGTGCACGTCTCCACCGCGCTCCAGCTGCGGGAGGCCGCGCTGAAGGCCGTGGCGGACGCCGACGCGGTGGTGATGGCGGCCGCCGTCGCCGACTTCCGCCCCGCCGAGTACGTCACCGGGAAGATCAAGAAGGTGGACGGGGTCGAGCCCGCCCCGGTCGTCCTGGTGCGCAACCCGGACGTCCTCGCCGAGCTCTCCGCCGACCGGGCCAGGCCCGGGCAACTGGTGGTCGGCTTCGCCGCGGAGACCGACGACGTGCTCGCCAACGGCCGGGCCAAGCTCGCCCGCAAGGGCTGCGACCTGCTGGTCGTGAACGAGGTCGGCGAGCGCAAGGGATTCGGCTCGGACCAGAACGAGGCGGTGGTCCTCGGCGCCGACGGCACCGAAACGGCCGTACCGGTCGGACCGAAGGAAGCGCTGGCCGATGTGGTCTGGGACCTGGTCGCGGCCCGCCTGAGCTGA
- the rpoZ gene encoding DNA-directed RNA polymerase subunit omega, giving the protein MSSSMTAPEGIINPPIDELLEATDSKYSLVIYAAKRARQINAYYSQLGEGLLEYVGPLVDTHVHEKPLSIALREINAGMLTAEAIEAA; this is encoded by the coding sequence GTGTCCTCTTCCATGACCGCGCCCGAGGGCATCATCAACCCGCCGATCGACGAGCTGCTCGAGGCCACCGACTCCAAGTACAGCCTGGTGATCTACGCCGCCAAGCGCGCGCGCCAGATCAACGCGTACTACTCGCAGCTCGGTGAGGGCCTCCTGGAGTACGTCGGCCCGCTGGTCGACACCCACGTGCACGAGAAGCCGCTGTCGATCGCGCTCCGCGAGATCAACGCCGGCATGCTCACCGCCGAGGCGATCGAGGCCGCCTGA
- the gmk gene encoding guanylate kinase: MSERPRLTVLSGPSGVGKSTVVAHMRKQHPEVWLSVSVTTRHPRPGEQNGIHYYFVDNDEFDKLIANGELLEWAVFAGNRYGTPRAAVLEKLDNGVPVLLEIDLQGARQVRESMAEALLLFLAPPSWDELVRRLTGRGTEPQDVIEKRLEAAKIELAAESEFDTTLVNTSVEQVAAELLALLGAA; encoded by the coding sequence ATGAGTGAGCGTCCGCGGCTGACCGTGCTCTCCGGCCCTTCGGGGGTCGGCAAGAGCACGGTCGTCGCTCATATGAGGAAGCAGCACCCCGAGGTCTGGCTCTCGGTGTCGGTGACCACCCGGCACCCGAGGCCCGGCGAGCAGAACGGGATCCACTACTACTTCGTCGACAACGACGAGTTCGACAAGCTGATCGCCAACGGCGAACTGCTGGAGTGGGCCGTCTTCGCCGGTAACCGGTACGGCACCCCGCGTGCGGCGGTGCTGGAGAAGCTGGACAACGGTGTGCCCGTCCTGCTGGAGATCGACCTGCAGGGTGCCCGCCAGGTGCGGGAGTCGATGGCGGAGGCGCTGCTGCTCTTCCTGGCCCCTCCGAGCTGGGACGAGCTGGTCCGCCGGCTCACCGGCCGGGGTACCGAGCCGCAGGACGTGATCGAGAAGCGGCTGGAAGCGGCCAAGATCGAGCTGGCGGCGGAGTCGGAGTTCGACACGACTCTTGTCAACACCTCGGTCGAGCAGGTAGCGGCCGAACTGCTAGCCTTGCTCGGTGCAGCCTGA
- the mihF gene encoding integration host factor, actinobacterial type encodes MALPPLTPEQRTAALAKAAEARRERAEVKNRLKHSGASLHEVIKAGKADNEVIGKMKVSALLESLPGVGKVRAKQIMERLGISESRRVRGLGTNQIASLEREFGGAAT; translated from the coding sequence GTGGCTCTTCCGCCCCTTACCCCTGAACAGCGCACAGCAGCGCTCGCCAAGGCCGCCGAGGCTCGGCGGGAGCGCGCCGAGGTGAAGAACCGGCTCAAGCACTCCGGCGCTTCGCTGCACGAGGTCATCAAGGCCGGCAAGGCCGACAACGAGGTCATCGGCAAGATGAAGGTCTCCGCTCTGCTGGAGAGCCTGCCCGGTGTCGGCAAGGTGCGCGCCAAGCAGATCATGGAGCGTCTCGGCATCAGCGAGAGCCGCCGTGTGCGCGGCCTCGGCACGAACCAGATCGCTTCGCTGGAGCGGGAGTTCGGCGGCGCCGCCACCTGA
- the pyrF gene encoding orotidine-5'-phosphate decarboxylase: MTLAPFGTRLRHALDTRGQLCVGIDPHASLLAAWGLGDDIAGLETFSRTVVEALADRVAVLKPQAAFFERFGSKGVAVLERSVADARAAGALVLMDAKRGDIGSTMAAYAEAFLSPSSPLFSDAVTVSPYLGFGSLRPALDLARANGGGVFALALTSNPEGAEVQRAVGAGGETVAASVLRQLAAENAGAEPLGSFGAVVGATLADAGVDLAIDGPLLAPGIGAQGATMADLPRVFGDAVRNVVPSVSRDVLKHGPSVPALREAALRFVEEYAAAVK, from the coding sequence ATGACCCTCGCCCCCTTCGGTACCCGCCTGCGGCACGCCCTCGACACCCGCGGCCAGCTCTGCGTCGGCATCGACCCGCACGCCTCCCTGCTCGCCGCCTGGGGGCTCGGTGACGACATCGCCGGCCTGGAGACCTTCAGCCGCACGGTGGTCGAGGCGCTCGCCGACCGGGTCGCCGTGCTGAAGCCCCAGGCCGCGTTCTTCGAGCGTTTCGGCAGCAAGGGCGTGGCCGTGCTGGAGCGCTCCGTCGCCGACGCCCGGGCCGCCGGCGCACTGGTCCTGATGGACGCCAAGCGCGGCGACATCGGCTCCACCATGGCCGCGTACGCCGAGGCCTTCCTCTCGCCGTCCAGCCCGCTGTTCTCGGACGCCGTGACGGTCAGCCCCTACCTGGGCTTCGGCTCGCTGCGCCCGGCCCTCGACCTGGCGCGGGCGAACGGCGGGGGGGTGTTCGCGCTGGCGCTGACCTCCAACCCGGAGGGGGCCGAGGTGCAGCGCGCGGTGGGCGCCGGCGGTGAGACGGTGGCGGCCTCGGTGCTGCGCCAGCTCGCGGCCGAGAACGCCGGCGCCGAGCCGCTCGGCTCGTTCGGCGCGGTGGTCGGTGCCACGCTGGCCGACGCGGGGGTGGATCTGGCGATCGACGGACCGCTGCTCGCCCCTGGGATCGGCGCGCAGGGCGCCACCATGGCGGACCTGCCGCGGGTGTTCGGCGACGCGGTGCGCAACGTGGTGCCGAGCGTCAGCCGGGACGTGCTCAAGCACGGTCCGTCCGTCCCCGCGCTGCGCGAGGCGGCGCTGCGTTTCGTCGAGGAGTACGCCGCCGCGGTGAAGTGA
- a CDS encoding quinone-dependent dihydroorotate dehydrogenase, protein MYKTLFNLVFRKMDPEKAHHLAFFWIRLAASVPGLGVLVRLVLAPRDRALRTTALGLDLPGPFGLAAGFDKDGIGIDGLSMLGFDYVEIGTVTGEPQPGNPAPRLFRLVDDRALINRMGFNNQGSARVAARLAARPHTTSTPVIGVNIGKTKVVEEADAIGDYVRSTERLAKHADYLVVNVSSPNTPGLRNLQAVSHLGPLLHEVRKAADRSTAHHVPLLVKIAPDLADDDVDAVADLALELGLDGIIATNTTIGRGGLVAPAAQVEAIGMGGLSGAPLKDRSLEVLKRLRARTEGRLTIVSVGGIETAEDAWQRITAGADLVQGYSAFIYEGPFWMRRVHKGLSARLRAGGFRTLAEAVGSAKES, encoded by the coding sequence TTGTACAAGACCCTGTTCAACCTCGTCTTCCGGAAGATGGACCCGGAGAAGGCCCACCACCTGGCCTTCTTCTGGATCCGGCTGGCCGCCTCGGTGCCGGGCCTGGGCGTGCTGGTCCGCCTGGTGCTGGCCCCGCGCGACCGCGCGCTGCGCACCACGGCGCTCGGCCTGGACCTGCCGGGCCCGTTCGGCCTCGCGGCCGGCTTCGACAAGGACGGCATCGGCATCGACGGCCTGTCGATGCTCGGCTTCGACTACGTCGAGATCGGCACCGTCACCGGCGAGCCGCAGCCCGGCAACCCGGCGCCGCGGCTGTTCCGGCTGGTGGACGACCGCGCGCTGATCAACCGGATGGGCTTCAACAACCAGGGCTCGGCCCGGGTGGCGGCCCGGCTGGCGGCCCGTCCGCACACCACCTCGACCCCGGTGATCGGCGTCAACATCGGCAAGACCAAGGTCGTCGAGGAGGCTGACGCGATCGGCGACTACGTCAGGAGCACCGAGCGGCTGGCGAAGCACGCCGACTACCTGGTGGTCAACGTCAGCTCGCCGAACACCCCCGGGCTGCGCAACCTGCAGGCCGTCTCGCACCTCGGCCCGCTGCTGCACGAGGTCCGCAAGGCCGCCGACCGGTCCACCGCGCACCACGTCCCGCTGCTGGTCAAGATCGCCCCCGATCTGGCCGACGATGACGTGGACGCGGTCGCCGACCTGGCCCTGGAGCTCGGTCTGGACGGCATCATCGCCACCAACACCACGATCGGCCGGGGCGGCCTGGTGGCCCCCGCCGCGCAGGTCGAGGCGATCGGCATGGGCGGCCTCTCCGGCGCCCCGCTCAAGGACCGCTCGCTGGAGGTGCTGAAGCGCCTGCGGGCCCGCACCGAGGGCCGGCTGACCATCGTCTCGGTCGGCGGCATCGAGACCGCCGAGGACGCCTGGCAGCGGATCACCGCCGGCGCGGACCTGGTGCAGGGCTACAGCGCCTTCATCTACGAGGGCCCGTTCTGGATGCGACGCGTGCACAAGGGCCTCTCGGCCCGGCTGCGGGCCGGCGGCTTCCGCACGCTGGCCGAGGCCGTCGGCAGCGCCAAGGAGAGCTGA